In Streptomyces violaceusniger Tu 4113, one DNA window encodes the following:
- the rsmD gene encoding 16S rRNA (guanine(966)-N(2))-methyltransferase RsmD, whose translation MTRVIAGAAGGRRLAVPPGNGTRPTSDRAREGLFSTWESLLGSLDGARVLDLYGGSGAVGLEALSRGAGHVLLVESDPRAARTIRQNVRALGLPGAELRTGRAEQTITGQAPVTGPYDVVFLDPPYAVTDAELREILLTLLGNGWLVADALVTVERSTRGGEFVWPAGFEGLRARRYGEGTLWYGRAASTCENAS comes from the coding sequence ATGACCCGCGTGATCGCCGGAGCGGCCGGCGGACGCCGCCTGGCCGTGCCGCCGGGAAACGGCACCCGACCCACTTCGGACCGGGCGCGCGAGGGCCTGTTCTCCACCTGGGAGTCGCTGCTCGGCTCGCTGGACGGAGCCCGCGTCCTCGACCTGTACGGCGGCTCCGGCGCGGTCGGCCTGGAGGCGCTGTCCCGCGGCGCCGGCCATGTGCTGCTGGTCGAGTCCGACCCGCGGGCGGCCCGCACGATCCGTCAGAACGTCCGGGCGCTCGGTCTGCCCGGCGCGGAGCTGCGCACCGGCAGGGCCGAACAGACCATCACCGGACAGGCCCCCGTCACCGGCCCGTACGACGTCGTTTTCCTGGACCCGCCCTACGCCGTCACCGACGCCGAACTCCGGGAGATCCTCCTCACACTCCTGGGGAATGGCTGGCTAGTGGCCGACGCGCTGGTCACCGTTGAGCGCAGCACACGAGGTGGGGAGTTCGTGTGGCCTGCCGGATTCGAGGGGCTTCGGGCCCGTCGGTACGGCGAGGGCACGCTTTGGTACGGTCGCGCCGCCTCGACGTGCGAGAACGCGTCATGA
- the coaD gene encoding pantetheine-phosphate adenylyltransferase, giving the protein MTGPESEELPLRRAVCPGSFDPVTNGHLDIIGRASKLYDVVYVAVMINKSKQGLYTVDERIDFLRQTTEEYGNVKVEAFHGLLVDFCKQRDIPAIVKGLRAVSDFDYELQMAQMNNGLSGVETLFVPTNPTYSFLSSSLVKEVAAWGGDVSHLVPPVVLESLSERLGRK; this is encoded by the coding sequence ATGACCGGACCCGAGAGCGAGGAACTTCCGTTGCGCCGCGCAGTCTGTCCGGGGTCGTTCGACCCCGTCACCAATGGACACCTCGACATCATCGGCCGTGCCTCCAAGCTCTATGACGTCGTGTACGTCGCCGTGATGATCAACAAGTCGAAGCAGGGCCTGTACACGGTGGACGAGCGGATCGATTTCCTCCGCCAGACCACCGAGGAGTACGGGAACGTCAAGGTAGAGGCGTTCCATGGACTTCTGGTCGACTTCTGCAAGCAGCGGGACATCCCCGCGATCGTCAAGGGGCTGCGAGCCGTCAGCGACTTCGACTACGAGCTGCAGATGGCCCAGATGAACAACGGCCTCTCCGGCGTGGAGACGCTGTTCGTGCCCACCAACCCCACCTACAGCTTCCTCTCCTCCAGCCTGGTCAAGGAGGTCGCGGCCTGGGGCGGCGACGTCTCCCACCTGGTGCCCCCGGTGGTGCTGGAATCGCTCTCCGAGCGGCTCGGCCGGAAGTAG
- a CDS encoding YceD family protein — translation MNARLDHRAPLVFDTRELSRRPGALKRISRSVAAPKDLGIEVIGVPEGATVELDLRLESVMEGVLVTGTARAPLTGECVRCLEPLEREFEADFQEMYSYPDADDRSRDADTGDDAEEEDRLFLEADLFDLEPVLRDAVVLALPLQPVCREDCPGLCAECGARLTDDPDHHHDAADIRWAALQGLAETIRDGEKDNAPRERGDDPQEK, via the coding sequence CTGAACGCCCGCCTCGACCACCGTGCCCCTCTCGTGTTCGACACGCGCGAGCTGAGCCGTCGTCCTGGTGCGCTGAAAAGGATCTCCCGTTCCGTGGCGGCGCCGAAGGACCTCGGTATCGAGGTCATCGGGGTGCCGGAAGGCGCGACCGTCGAGCTGGACCTCCGCCTGGAGTCGGTCATGGAAGGGGTGCTTGTCACAGGCACCGCCCGTGCACCGCTGACGGGGGAGTGCGTAAGGTGTCTGGAGCCGCTGGAGCGAGAGTTCGAAGCGGATTTCCAGGAGATGTACTCCTACCCCGACGCCGACGACCGGAGCCGCGACGCGGATACCGGCGACGACGCCGAGGAGGAGGACAGGCTCTTCCTCGAGGCCGACTTGTTCGACCTCGAGCCCGTGCTGCGTGACGCGGTGGTGCTCGCACTGCCGCTGCAGCCGGTGTGCCGGGAGGACTGCCCGGGGCTGTGTGCCGAATGCGGCGCCCGCCTCACGGACGACCCCGACCACCACCACGATGCCGCCGACATCCGTTGGGCGGCACTGCAGGGACTCGCCGAGACCATCAGGGACGGCGAGAAGGACAACGCACCCCGCGAGCGCGGGGATGACCCACAGGAGAAGTAG
- the rpmF gene encoding 50S ribosomal protein L32, with protein sequence MAVPKRKMSRSNTRHRRSQWKAAVPTLVACERCHEPKQQHIACPSCGTYNRRQVLEV encoded by the coding sequence GTGGCTGTTCCGAAGCGGAAGATGTCGCGCAGCAACACGCGCCACCGCCGGTCGCAGTGGAAGGCTGCGGTCCCCACCCTGGTGGCGTGCGAGCGCTGCCACGAGCCGAAGCAGCAGCACATCGCGTGCCCGAGCTGCGGCACCTACAACCGCCGCCAGGTCCTCGAGGTCTGA
- the rnc gene encoding ribonuclease III — translation MSDATTPPRKRGEASQADTASSHTILEGRLGYQLESALLVRALTHRSFAYENGGLPTNERLEFLGDSVLGLVVTDTLYRIHPDLPEGQLAKLRAAVVNSRALAEVGRGLDLGAFIRLGRGEEGTGGRDKASILADTLEAVIGAVYLDQGLDAAAELVHRLFDPLIEKSSNLGAGLDWKTSLQELTATEGLGVPEYLVSETGPDHEKTFTAAARVGGVAYGTGTGRSKKEAEQQAAEAAWRAIRAAADEAQAKAKAADAGTAITAADGGAAADTASSAR, via the coding sequence ATGTCAGACGCCACTACGCCCCCGCGTAAGCGCGGTGAAGCGTCCCAGGCGGACACGGCCTCGTCTCACACGATCCTGGAAGGGCGGCTCGGGTACCAGCTCGAGTCCGCCCTTCTGGTGCGTGCGCTGACCCACCGCTCCTTCGCGTACGAGAACGGCGGGCTGCCCACCAACGAGCGGCTGGAATTCCTCGGGGATTCCGTGCTCGGCCTGGTGGTCACCGACACGCTGTACCGCATCCACCCCGACCTGCCCGAGGGCCAGCTGGCCAAGCTGCGGGCCGCGGTGGTGAACTCGCGCGCGCTCGCTGAAGTGGGCCGCGGTCTGGACCTCGGCGCCTTCATCCGGCTCGGCCGGGGCGAAGAGGGCACCGGGGGCAGAGACAAGGCTTCCATCCTCGCCGACACCCTTGAAGCGGTGATCGGCGCGGTCTATCTCGACCAGGGGCTCGACGCTGCCGCTGAGCTGGTGCACCGGCTCTTCGACCCGCTGATCGAGAAGTCCTCGAACCTCGGCGCCGGCCTGGACTGGAAGACCAGCCTCCAGGAGCTGACCGCCACCGAGGGGCTCGGGGTCCCCGAGTACCTGGTCTCCGAGACCGGTCCCGACCACGAGAAGACCTTCACGGCTGCTGCCCGCGTCGGTGGTGTCGCGTACGGCACCGGCACCGGCCGCAGCAAGAAGGAAGCCGAGCAGCAGGCGGCCGAGGCCGCTTGGCGCGCGATTCGCGCGGCTGCCGACGAGGCTCAGGCGAAGGCCAAGGCGGCCGACGCCGGAACCGCCATCACGGCGGCGGACGGCGGTGCCGCCGCCGACACGGCCTCCTCGGCACGCTGA
- the mutM gene encoding bifunctional DNA-formamidopyrimidine glycosylase/DNA-(apurinic or apyrimidinic site) lyase — MPELPEVEVVRRGLERWVSGRTVAEVQVLHPRAVRRHLGGPEDFAARLRGRRTGIVRRRGKYLWLPFDDDAAAEAVLAHLGMSGQLLVQPAEAPDEKHLRIRVRFADAAGTELRFVDQRTFGGLSLHDTVPGDLEGLPDAIAHIARDPLDPAFDEAAFHTALRRRRTTIKRALLDQSLISGVGNIYADEALWRARLHYDRPTATLARPRAAELLGHVREVMTAALAVGGTSFDSLYVNVNGESGYFERSLDAYGRENEPCRRCGTAMRRRPWMNRSSYFCPRCQRPPRPAIVARPASRLAASPLSARAVS, encoded by the coding sequence TTGCCCGAGCTGCCCGAGGTCGAGGTGGTCCGCCGCGGACTGGAGCGCTGGGTCAGCGGCCGTACGGTCGCCGAGGTCCAGGTGCTGCATCCGCGCGCGGTCCGTCGCCACCTCGGCGGCCCGGAGGACTTCGCGGCCCGGCTCAGGGGCCGCCGCACCGGGATCGTCCGCCGCCGCGGCAAGTACCTGTGGCTGCCGTTCGACGATGACGCCGCCGCCGAGGCGGTTCTGGCCCATCTCGGGATGAGCGGGCAGCTCCTGGTCCAGCCGGCCGAGGCCCCCGACGAGAAGCATCTGCGCATCCGGGTCCGCTTCGCCGATGCCGCGGGCACCGAGCTGCGCTTCGTCGACCAGCGCACCTTCGGCGGGCTCTCGCTGCACGACACCGTCCCCGGCGACCTGGAGGGGCTGCCGGACGCCATCGCGCACATCGCCCGCGACCCGCTGGACCCCGCCTTCGACGAGGCGGCCTTCCACACCGCGCTGCGCCGCCGCCGCACCACCATCAAGCGCGCCCTGCTGGACCAGTCGCTGATCAGCGGGGTCGGCAACATCTACGCCGACGAGGCGCTGTGGCGCGCCCGGCTGCACTACGACCGGCCGACCGCGACCCTCGCCCGCCCGCGCGCCGCCGAACTCCTCGGCCATGTGCGCGAGGTGATGACCGCGGCGCTGGCCGTCGGCGGCACCAGCTTCGACAGCCTCTACGTCAATGTGAACGGCGAGTCCGGCTACTTCGAGCGCTCGCTGGACGCGTACGGCCGGGAGAACGAGCCGTGCCGCCGCTGCGGCACCGCGATGCGCCGCCGCCCCTGGATGAACCGCTCCAGCTACTTCTGCCCGCGCTGTCAGCGCCCGCCGCGCCCGGCCATCGTGGCCCGGCCGGCATCCCGCCTGGCCGCCTCGCCGCTCTCGGCGCGCGCCGTGTCGTAG
- a CDS encoding winged helix-turn-helix transcriptional regulator, with the protein MDCERTGAASSTADAENLAFDVFARACPSRGTLEHVTGKWGALILGALHEGTFRFNELRRRVDGVSEKMLSQTLHALERDGLVHREAQPTNPPRVDYRLTPLGSGVAERLLALINLVEDRMPEVLTARERYDTARAESGEAARRDAGRATMAGRGGR; encoded by the coding sequence ATGGACTGTGAACGCACTGGCGCGGCGTCCTCCACGGCGGACGCGGAGAACCTGGCCTTCGACGTGTTCGCCCGCGCCTGCCCCTCGCGCGGCACGCTGGAGCATGTCACCGGAAAATGGGGCGCCCTCATCCTGGGCGCGCTCCACGAGGGCACCTTCCGCTTCAACGAGCTGCGGCGGCGGGTCGACGGGGTCAGCGAGAAGATGCTGTCCCAGACGCTGCACGCGCTGGAGCGCGACGGTCTGGTGCACCGCGAGGCCCAGCCGACCAACCCGCCCCGCGTGGACTACCGGCTGACCCCGCTGGGCAGCGGTGTCGCCGAGCGGCTGCTGGCACTGATCAATCTGGTCGAGGACCGGATGCCCGAGGTGCTGACGGCGCGGGAGCGCTACGACACGGCGCGCGCCGAGAGCGGCGAGGCGGCCAGGCGGGATGCCGGCCGGGCCACGATGGCCGGGCGCGGCGGGCGCTGA
- a CDS encoding CAP domain-containing protein yields MGRHRRSAPGAVAHDAIAGRHRGPHRSPLAPVRTGLLGVSAAVAVGAVAMASGLVPGDGYKLGGGNDSAGQVQAGGPTDSGLETQGSQSAAPTDRSSIPPSRGDDRPHAPSTTPSKTPSKPSSTPSTTPPEQPGPSAPSGNGGDGGNGKGGSKGGGHGKPSRTPTTEPTAPAPPAESAGPETASETEVLTLVNEEREKAGCAPVTADPKLAQLAEDFSADMSLRQFFDHISPDGDSPWDRAESAGILDLGGENIARGQSDAQAVMDSWMNSSGHRANILNCSFKRLGVGTHLGTGGPWWTQDFGY; encoded by the coding sequence ATGGGCCGCCATCGACGATCTGCCCCCGGAGCCGTGGCGCACGACGCCATCGCAGGCCGCCACCGGGGACCGCACCGGAGCCCCCTCGCTCCGGTCCGGACCGGACTGTTGGGCGTGTCCGCCGCCGTCGCGGTTGGCGCGGTGGCGATGGCCTCCGGACTCGTTCCGGGAGACGGCTACAAACTGGGCGGGGGCAATGACTCCGCCGGACAGGTCCAGGCGGGCGGTCCCACGGACTCGGGGCTGGAGACACAGGGCTCGCAGTCCGCGGCCCCCACCGACCGCAGCTCGATACCGCCCAGCCGCGGCGACGATCGCCCTCACGCACCCTCCACAACTCCCTCAAAGACCCCCTCCAAGCCCTCCAGCACCCCTTCCACCACACCGCCGGAGCAGCCGGGGCCCTCCGCGCCCTCCGGGAACGGTGGAGACGGCGGAAACGGCAAGGGCGGCTCGAAGGGCGGCGGGCACGGGAAGCCGTCCCGTACGCCCACGACGGAGCCGACCGCACCCGCGCCCCCGGCGGAGTCGGCCGGTCCCGAGACCGCCTCGGAGACCGAGGTCCTCACTCTCGTCAACGAAGAGCGCGAGAAGGCCGGCTGCGCCCCCGTGACGGCCGACCCCAAACTCGCCCAGTTGGCCGAGGACTTCAGCGCGGACATGTCCCTGCGCCAGTTCTTCGACCACATCAGCCCGGACGGCGACAGCCCCTGGGACCGCGCCGAGAGCGCGGGCATCCTGGACCTGGGCGGGGAGAACATCGCCCGCGGCCAGTCGGACGCGCAGGCCGTGATGGACTCCTGGATGAACAGCTCCGGCCACCGCGCCAACATCCTCAACTGCTCGTTCAAGCGACTGGGCGTCGGCACGCACCTCGGCACCGGCGGCCCCTGGTGGACCCAGGACTTCGGCTACTGA
- a CDS encoding acylphosphatase: MNERVRLTVWVRGHVQGVGFRWYTRANALRIGGLVGFASNLADGRVQVVAEGPRAECEQLLEWLQDGDTPGKVEGITEIWDTPRGGYGTFEIR; encoded by the coding sequence ATGAACGAGAGAGTCCGCCTCACCGTGTGGGTCCGCGGCCATGTCCAAGGCGTCGGCTTCCGCTGGTACACCCGGGCCAACGCACTGCGCATCGGGGGCCTCGTCGGCTTTGCCTCCAACCTCGCCGACGGGCGGGTGCAGGTGGTCGCGGAGGGCCCGCGTGCGGAATGCGAACAGCTACTCGAATGGCTGCAGGATGGCGACACGCCCGGGAAAGTCGAGGGAATCACCGAGATCTGGGACACACCGCGCGGTGGTTACGGCACCTTCGAAATCCGTTGA
- a CDS encoding AAA family ATPase, protein MHLKSLTLRGFKSFASATTLRFEPGITCVVGPNGSGKSNVVDALSWVMGEQGAKSLRGGKMEDVIFAGTTGRPPLGRAEVSLTIDNADGALPIDYAEVTITRIMFRNGGSEYQLNGDTCRLLDIQELLSDSGIGREMHVIVGQGQLDGVLHADPTGRRAFIEEAAGVLKHRKRKEKALRKLDAMQANLARVQDLTDELRRQLKPLGRQAAVARRAAVIQADLRDARLRLLADDLVTLREALRAEIADEAELKRRKEAAEAELRTAQRREAALEEQVRQLAPRLRDAQQTWYELSQLAERVRGTISLADARVKSATSAPAEERRGRDPEDMEREAARIREQEAELEAALEAASRALEDTVAHRAELERSLAEEERRLKDVARAIADRREGLARLQGQVNAARSRAGSARAEIERLAASRDEAQTRAVAAQEEYEQHKAEVDGLDADDAELAERHEAAKREMAEAETALSAAREAATAAERERAATSARHDALALGLRRKDGTGALLAAADRLGGLLGPAAELLTVTPGFEVPVAAALGAAADAIAVTGPRAAAEAIRLLRTDDAGRAALLLTTGAPDHAEPPAAASEPGGPGAPRAASGEPVPRAPSGEPAPGAASGEPVLHAAFGEPVPRAASGESAPGAASGEPAPRAPSGEPAPGGGALVPGTRAEGAVPGEPGQVTPPRSAAAPAAEDAAPAAPSSPVPAFGPEPGGGSEAGGALGGDAEAPTAGAGSAAAAPPPDAWAGGAAHTGGGAAAVPGTRSPDGPVAGSSGSDDGSRPGGADSWGATSVPGGPGTPQAVADSAGRGDTGAASASSGPGADRPVVPGTRPEASGDEGRDPHTASDGAPAASHPGATVAAVDGSSRSAVSARVPHPAGAEATVPGAVPEGAVTRDEPGKAATAEESPWAADLVAGPAALLPAVRRLLDGMVVVGSLEEAEELLTRRPELTAVTTEGDLLGAHFAQGGSAGAPSLLEVQASVDEAAAELERLAVRCEELAGAQRAAKERRAECLAFVEELAGRRSAADREKSRVAQSLGRLAGQARGAAGEAERSASAVARAEEALERATEEAEELAERLAVAEEAAAGDGDAEEPDTSVRDRLAADGANARQTEMEARLQVRTHEERVKGLAGRADALDRGARAEREARARAEQLRARLRHEAQVASAVASGARQLLAHVEVSLVRAGQERDAAERAKAERERELDTARGRGRDLKGELDKLTDSVHRGEVLGAEKRMRIEQLESKALEELGVEPAGLIAEYGPDQLVPPSPPAEGEVLPEDPEHPRNQPVRYVRAQQEKRLKAAERAYQQLGKVNPLALEEFAALEERHQFLSEQLEDLKKTRADLLQVVKEVDERVEQVFTEAYLDTARQFEGVFSRLFPGGEGRLVLTDPENMLTTGVDVEARPPGKKVKRLSLLSGGERSLTAVALLVSIFKARPSPFYVMDEVEAALDDTNLQRLIRIMQELQEASQLIVITHQKRTMEVADALYGVSMQGDGVSKVISQRLR, encoded by the coding sequence GTGCATCTCAAGAGCCTGACCCTGCGAGGGTTCAAATCCTTCGCCTCCGCCACGACGCTCCGGTTCGAGCCGGGTATCACCTGCGTCGTCGGCCCCAACGGCTCGGGCAAGTCCAATGTCGTGGACGCCCTTTCCTGGGTCATGGGCGAACAGGGTGCCAAGTCCCTGCGCGGCGGGAAGATGGAGGACGTCATCTTCGCCGGGACCACCGGCCGTCCCCCGCTCGGCCGCGCCGAGGTCTCGCTCACCATCGACAACGCGGATGGCGCGCTGCCCATCGACTACGCCGAAGTCACCATCACGCGGATCATGTTCCGCAACGGCGGCAGCGAGTACCAGCTCAATGGGGACACCTGCCGGCTGCTGGACATCCAGGAGCTGCTCTCCGACTCCGGCATCGGCCGTGAGATGCACGTCATCGTCGGGCAGGGCCAGCTCGACGGGGTACTGCACGCCGACCCGACCGGCCGCCGCGCCTTCATCGAGGAGGCCGCGGGCGTCCTCAAGCACCGCAAGCGCAAGGAGAAGGCGCTGCGGAAGCTGGACGCCATGCAGGCCAACCTCGCACGCGTCCAGGACCTCACCGACGAGCTGCGCCGCCAGCTCAAGCCGCTCGGCCGGCAGGCCGCGGTGGCCCGGCGGGCCGCCGTCATCCAGGCCGATCTGCGCGACGCCCGGCTGCGCCTGCTCGCCGACGACCTGGTGACCCTGCGCGAGGCGCTGCGCGCCGAGATCGCCGACGAGGCCGAGCTCAAGCGCCGTAAGGAGGCCGCCGAGGCCGAGCTGCGGACCGCACAGCGGCGCGAGGCGGCGCTGGAGGAGCAGGTGCGGCAGCTCGCGCCCCGGCTCCGGGACGCCCAGCAGACCTGGTACGAGCTCTCGCAGCTCGCCGAGCGGGTGCGCGGCACGATCAGCCTGGCGGACGCCCGGGTCAAGAGCGCCACCTCCGCCCCCGCGGAGGAGCGGCGCGGCCGCGACCCGGAGGACATGGAGCGCGAGGCGGCCCGGATCCGGGAGCAGGAGGCCGAGCTGGAGGCCGCCCTGGAGGCGGCGAGCCGGGCGCTGGAGGACACCGTGGCGCACCGGGCCGAGCTCGAACGCAGCCTGGCCGAGGAGGAGCGCCGCCTGAAGGACGTGGCGCGCGCCATCGCCGACCGCCGCGAAGGGCTCGCCCGGCTCCAGGGCCAGGTGAACGCGGCCCGTAGCCGGGCCGGTTCGGCGCGCGCCGAGATCGAGCGGCTGGCCGCGTCCCGCGACGAGGCCCAGACCCGGGCGGTCGCCGCGCAGGAGGAGTACGAGCAGCACAAGGCGGAGGTCGACGGACTCGACGCGGACGACGCGGAACTGGCGGAGCGCCACGAGGCCGCCAAGCGCGAGATGGCCGAGGCGGAGACCGCGCTGAGCGCGGCGCGCGAAGCCGCGACGGCCGCCGAGCGGGAGCGCGCCGCGACCTCCGCCCGCCATGACGCGCTCGCCCTCGGCCTGCGCCGTAAGGACGGCACGGGCGCCCTGCTGGCCGCCGCCGACCGCCTCGGCGGACTCCTGGGCCCCGCCGCCGAACTCCTCACCGTCACCCCGGGCTTCGAGGTCCCCGTCGCCGCGGCCCTGGGCGCCGCCGCCGACGCGATCGCCGTCACGGGCCCCCGCGCGGCGGCCGAGGCGATCCGCCTCCTGCGCACCGACGACGCCGGCCGCGCCGCCCTCCTCCTGACCACGGGCGCCCCCGACCACGCGGAGCCCCCGGCCGCCGCCTCGGAGCCGGGCGGTCCCGGAGCCCCGCGCGCGGCCTCCGGTGAGCCCGTGCCGCGTGCCCCCTCCGGTGAACCGGCGCCGGGCGCCGCCTCCGGTGAGCCCGTACTGCACGCCGCCTTCGGTGAGCCCGTGCCGCGTGCCGCCTCCGGTGAATCGGCGCCGGGCGCTGCCTCCGGTGAGCCCGCCCCGCGTGCCCCCTCCGGTGAGCCCGCGCCGGGCGGCGGCGCCCTCGTGCCGGGGACGCGCGCCGAGGGGGCGGTGCCCGGCGAGCCGGGCCAGGTGACCCCGCCGCGATCGGCCGCCGCCCCGGCGGCCGAGGATGCTGCCCCGGCGGCGCCCAGTTCCCCTGTTCCCGCCTTCGGGCCGGAGCCCGGCGGTGGTTCGGAAGCGGGTGGAGCGTTGGGCGGGGATGCCGAAGCGCCCACGGCCGGGGCGGGTTCCGCGGCTGCCGCGCCCCCGCCGGACGCCTGGGCGGGTGGGGCCGCCCACACGGGTGGCGGGGCCGCCGCCGTACCGGGCACGCGGTCCCCGGATGGTCCGGTAGCCGGGTCCTCCGGCTCCGATGACGGCTCTCGGCCGGGTGGGGCGGACTCCTGGGGCGCCACGTCGGTGCCCGGCGGCCCGGGCACGCCGCAGGCCGTCGCCGATTCCGCCGGCCGGGGTGACACGGGTGCCGCGAGCGCGTCCTCAGGGCCCGGCGCCGACCGGCCCGTCGTCCCGGGTACGCGGCCGGAGGCGTCCGGGGACGAGGGCCGCGATCCCCACACGGCGTCTGACGGCGCCCCCGCCGCTTCGCACCCGGGTGCCACCGTCGCCGCCGTCGATGGGTCGTCCAGATCGGCCGTTTCCGCGCGGGTGCCGCATCCTGCCGGGGCAGAGGCGACCGTGCCGGGTGCCGTACCCGAGGGGGCCGTCACCCGTGATGAGCCCGGTAAGGCCGCGACGGCCGAAGAATCCCCGTGGGCGGCGGATTTGGTGGCCGGGCCCGCGGCGCTGCTGCCCGCCGTAAGGCGGTTGCTCGACGGCATGGTGGTGGTCGGGAGCCTGGAGGAGGCCGAGGAACTGCTCACGCGGCGGCCGGAGTTGACGGCCGTGACCACCGAGGGCGATCTGCTCGGGGCGCACTTCGCGCAGGGCGGGTCGGCCGGGGCACCCTCGCTGCTGGAGGTGCAGGCGTCCGTCGACGAGGCGGCGGCGGAGCTCGAGCGGCTCGCAGTACGGTGCGAGGAGCTGGCCGGGGCCCAGCGCGCGGCAAAGGAGCGGCGGGCCGAGTGCCTGGCGTTCGTCGAGGAGCTGGCGGGCCGCCGGAGCGCGGCGGACCGGGAGAAGTCGCGGGTCGCGCAGTCGCTGGGCCGGTTGGCCGGGCAGGCGCGCGGGGCCGCCGGGGAGGCCGAGCGGTCGGCCTCGGCCGTCGCCAGGGCCGAGGAGGCGCTGGAGCGGGCGACCGAGGAGGCGGAGGAGCTGGCCGAGCGGCTGGCGGTGGCGGAGGAAGCCGCCGCGGGTGATGGGGATGCGGAGGAGCCCGACACCTCCGTACGGGACCGGCTCGCGGCCGACGGCGCCAATGCCCGGCAGACTGAGATGGAGGCGCGGCTCCAGGTCCGTACGCATGAGGAGCGCGTCAAGGGGCTCGCGGGGCGGGCCGACGCGCTCGACCGGGGCGCGCGCGCCGAGCGCGAGGCCCGGGCCCGCGCCGAGCAGTTGCGCGCCCGGCTGCGCCATGAGGCCCAGGTGGCTTCCGCCGTGGCCTCCGGCGCCCGCCAGTTGCTCGCCCATGTCGAGGTGTCGCTGGTACGGGCCGGGCAGGAGCGGGACGCCGCGGAGCGCGCCAAGGCCGAGCGCGAGCGGGAGCTGGACACCGCCCGCGGCCGGGGGCGCGACCTCAAGGGCGAGTTGGACAAGCTGACCGACTCGGTGCACCGGGGCGAGGTGCTGGGTGCGGAGAAGCGGATGCGGATCGAGCAGTTGGAGAGCAAGGCACTGGAGGAGCTGGGCGTCGAACCGGCCGGGCTGATCGCCGAATACGGCCCCGACCAGCTCGTCCCGCCCTCCCCGCCCGCCGAGGGCGAGGTGCTCCCGGAAGATCCCGAGCATCCGCGCAACCAGCCGGTGCGATACGTGAGGGCGCAGCAGGAGAAGCGGCTGAAGGCCGCGGAGCGCGCGTACCAGCAGCTCGGCAAGGTCAATCCGCTGGCGCTGGAGGAGTTCGCGGCGCTGGAGGAGCGGCATCAGTTCCTGAGCGAGCAGCTGGAGGACCTCAAGAAGACCCGGGCCGATCTCCTGCAGGTGGTCAAGGAGGTCGACGAGCGGGTCGAGCAGGTCTTCACGGAGGCGTACCTGGACACGGCGCGTCAGTTCGAGGGCGTCTTCTCACGGCTGTTCCCGGGCGGGGAGGGGCGGCTGGTGCTGACCGACCCCGAGAACATGCTGACCACGGGGGTGGACGTGGAGGCCCGGCCGCCGGGCAAGAAGGTCAAGCGGCTGTCGCTGCTGTCGGGCGGTGAGCGCTCGCTGACCGCCGTGGCCCTGCTGGTGTCGATCTTCAAGGCGCGGCCGAGCCCGTTCTATGTGATGGATGAGGTCGAGGCGGCGCTCGACGACACCAATCTGCAGCGGCTGATCCGGATCATGCAGGAGCTGCAGGAGGCTTCCCAGCTCATCGTGATCACTCATCAGAAGCGGACGATGGAGGTCGCCGACGCGCTGTACGGCGTCTCCATGCAGGGTGACGGCGTCTCAAAGGTCATCAGCCAGCGCTTGCGGTGA